The Amblyomma americanum isolate KBUSLIRL-KWMA chromosome 3, ASM5285725v1, whole genome shotgun sequence genome window below encodes:
- the LOC144123195 gene encoding uncharacterized protein LOC144123195 produces the protein MQADAATIGPKVEADSQASSAVANLDLVKKAGKSVEALGKILSGELSSLTNEDQESVLEALTALTASEGEFDPESEEYFWATLLQKAFVWAVQQGVSTGVSKGVSAAINKG, from the exons ATGCAAGCAG ATGCTGCCACGAT AGGCCCCAAGGTTGAAGCCGACAGCCAGGCGTCCAGTGCAG TTGCGAACTTGGATTTGGTGAAAAAGGCTGGAAAGAGCGTTGAAGCGCTCGGGAAGATCCTCAGCGGAGAACTCTCGTCTTTGACCAACGAAGATCAAGAATCTGTCCTTGAAGCACTCACCGCTCTTACAGCTTCGGAAGGCGAGTTTGATCCCGAGAGTGAGGAATACTTCTGGGCCACTCTTCTCCAGAAAGCCTTTGTGTGGGCTGTGCAGCAGGGTGTGTCAACGGGAGTCTCCAAGGGTGTCAGCGCCGCCATCAACAAGGGATAG